The sequence ACCAGAACCCGCGCGTCGAAGCCCGCGAAGCCGTCGACCGCCTCGCCCGCGCAGCCCGCGGCGAGGAAAACCCCTCAGGCCCGGCGACCCGCCTGCAGGCGATCTTCAAGGAAAATATCCCGGAAGTGTGAGGATTTGGACGTCGCTGCGCCCGATCCGCCTCGCCTCTCGCCCTTTCCCCACGCTCGCCGTCATCCCGGACGCAGCGTAGCGGAGACCCGGGACCCATTCAGCCGGGATTTGGGTAGTCTCGCACGGCTCGCGCTTCGGCTGCATGGATCCCCGGTCAAGCCGGGCATGACGGCGAGCCTGGGGGAGATCGGCCACAACAACCTCCCCATCCCCCTCGCCTCCCTCGCCCGCCTGTCAAATCCGTATCAGTCGGCGTGCGTTTCGGCATTGGCGCGGCAGGCGTGCAGATCCTATTCTCGCGGCCCTGATCCATCCAACCGATGCGCCCGCCAAACGGGCCACATGCCTGGGGAGGCCTCCCATGTTTCAATCGCGCACCATGACGGCGATCGTCTGCCATGGACCGAAGGACTATCGCGTCGAGGCGGTGGGCAGGCCGGAGCCCAAGCGGCGCGAACTGGTGCTGAAGATCGACGCCTGCGGCATCTGCGCCAGCGATTGCAAGTGCTGGTCCGGCGCCAACATGTTCTGGGGCGGGCAGAATCCCTATGTGAAGCCGCCGGTGATTCCGGGCCATGAGTTTTTCGGCCGGGTCGACCAGATCGGCGAGGAAGCGGCCGAGCACTTTGGCGTCGCCGTGGGCGACCGCGTCATCGCCGAGCAGATCGTGCCCTGCGACAAGTGCCGGTACTGCCGCTCGGGCAGCTACTGGATGTGCGAGGTCCACAACATCTTCGGCTTCCAGAAGCAGGTCGCCGATGGTGGCATGTGCGAATATATGCGCATCCCCGAGACCGCCCGCGTCCACAAGATCCCGGAAGAGATCTCGCTCGAGGACGCCGCGATCATCGAGCCGCTCGCCTGCGCCATCCACACCGTCAATCGCGGCGACATCCAACTGGATGATGTCGTTGTCATCGCCGGCGCCGGCCCGCTCGGCCTGTTCATGACGCAGATCGCGCATCTGAAGACGCCGAAGAAGCTGGTTGTCATCGACCTGGTGCCGGAGCGCCTGGCGCTGGCCAAATCGTTTGGCGCCGACGTGGTAATCAACCCGCGGGAAGAGGATCCGATCGAGATCGTGCGCGGCCTGACCGAAGGCTATGGCTGCGACGTCTATATCGAGACGACGGGCGTGCCGGCCGGCGTCACGCAAGGGCTGGAGATCATCCGCAAGCTCGGCCGCTTCGTCGAGTTCTCGGTGTTCGGCGCCGAGACCACGGCCGACTGGTCGATCATCGGCGACCGCAAGGAACTCGACATTCGCGGCGCGCATCTGGCGCCCTATTGCTATCCCGTCGCGATCGACCTGCTGCAGCGCGGCCTCGTCACCTCCAAGGGCATCGTCACCCACCATTACGGCCTGAAGGACTGGGACGTCGCCATCGAAAAGGCTTATGGACTGGATTCGATCAAGGTGCTGCTGCGGCCCGGCTATGGAGCGGATGCCGCCGGCTGAGACGCGAACAGGGACGTTTGCATGAGCTATTTCATCGGCATCGATGTCGGCACGGGCAGCGCCCGCGCCGGCATCTTCGACGCGACCGGCGTGCTGAAGGCCTCGGCCAAGCGCGAGATCACGCTTTGGCATGAGCCGGGCGATGTCGTCGAGCAGTCATCGGAGAACATCTGGCAGGCGATTGTCGCCTCGGTGCGCGAAGCGATGGCGACGGCGGCGATTCCGGCCGACCAGGTCGCCGGCATCGGCGTCGACGCCACCTGCTCGCTCGTGCTGATCGGCGCCGACGACCAGCCCGTCACCGTCAGTCCCTCCGGCAATCCCGATCGCAACATCATTGTCTGGATGGACCACCGCGCCACCGACCAGACCCGCCGCATCAACGCGACCCACCATCCGGTGCTCGCCTATGTCGGCAGCGTCATCTCGCCGGAGATGGAAACGCCAAAACTGCTGTGGCTGTCCGAGAACAAGCCCGAAAGCTTCGCGGCGGCCAAGCACTTCTTC is a genomic window of Kaistia defluvii containing:
- a CDS encoding alcohol dehydrogenase catalytic domain-containing protein, which produces MFQSRTMTAIVCHGPKDYRVEAVGRPEPKRRELVLKIDACGICASDCKCWSGANMFWGGQNPYVKPPVIPGHEFFGRVDQIGEEAAEHFGVAVGDRVIAEQIVPCDKCRYCRSGSYWMCEVHNIFGFQKQVADGGMCEYMRIPETARVHKIPEEISLEDAAIIEPLACAIHTVNRGDIQLDDVVVIAGAGPLGLFMTQIAHLKTPKKLVVIDLVPERLALAKSFGADVVINPREEDPIEIVRGLTEGYGCDVYIETTGVPAGVTQGLEIIRKLGRFVEFSVFGAETTADWSIIGDRKELDIRGAHLAPYCYPVAIDLLQRGLVTSKGIVTHHYGLKDWDVAIEKAYGLDSIKVLLRPGYGADAAG